From a region of the Constantimarinum furrinae genome:
- the metK gene encoding methionine adenosyltransferase gives MAYLFTSESVSEGHPDKVADQISDALLDHFLAFDPESKVACETLVTTGQVVLAGEVKSNTYLDVQTIARDVINAIGYTKGAYQFSGNSCGVISLIHEQSQDINQGVDRSSKEEQGAGDQGMMFGYATKETANYMPLALEISHSILKELAKLRREGTEIDYLRPDSKSQVTIEYSDDNVPQRIVAIVVSTQHDEFDADEAMLQKIKKDIIEILIPRVKKQLPAYVQELFNDDITYHINPTGKFVIGGPHGDTGLTGRKIIVDTYGGKGAHGGGAFSGKDPSKVDRSAAYASRHIAKNLVAAGVADELLVQVSYAIGVVEPTSILVNTYGTSKVDKTDGEIAQIASKIFDMRPAAIESRLKLRNPIYLETAAYGHMGRIPQTVTKIFESPYNGKVEKEVDLFTWEKLDYVDEVRKVFGL, from the coding sequence ATGGCATATTTATTTACTTCGGAAAGTGTTTCTGAAGGACACCCAGACAAGGTCGCAGATCAGATTAGTGATGCCCTTTTAGACCATTTTCTTGCTTTTGACCCCGAATCAAAGGTAGCTTGTGAAACGCTGGTAACCACAGGGCAAGTAGTACTCGCCGGAGAGGTAAAAAGTAATACGTATCTGGATGTACAAACCATTGCCCGTGATGTGATCAATGCCATAGGCTATACCAAAGGGGCTTACCAGTTTAGTGGTAACAGCTGTGGTGTGATCTCTTTAATTCACGAGCAATCTCAGGATATAAATCAAGGAGTGGATCGTTCTTCAAAAGAAGAGCAGGGTGCCGGAGATCAGGGGATGATGTTTGGTTATGCAACTAAAGAAACAGCGAACTATATGCCGTTGGCACTCGAAATTTCACACAGTATTCTAAAAGAATTAGCGAAGCTACGACGTGAAGGAACCGAAATAGATTATTTAAGACCCGATTCTAAGAGTCAGGTAACCATTGAGTACAGCGATGACAATGTTCCTCAACGCATTGTAGCCATAGTTGTTTCCACCCAACACGATGAGTTTGATGCCGATGAGGCTATGCTTCAGAAGATAAAAAAAGATATCATTGAGATATTAATTCCGAGAGTAAAAAAACAGCTTCCGGCGTATGTCCAGGAATTGTTTAACGACGATATTACCTATCATATAAATCCTACCGGGAAATTTGTAATTGGCGGACCACACGGAGATACCGGTCTTACCGGGAGAAAGATCATCGTAGATACTTATGGAGGAAAGGGTGCACACGGCGGGGGAGCGTTTAGCGGAAAAGACCCGAGTAAGGTAGATAGAAGTGCTGCCTATGCTTCAAGACATATTGCAAAGAATCTGGTAGCTGCAGGAGTAGCCGACGAATTATTGGTGCAGGTATCCTATGCCATTGGAGTGGTTGAGCCAACATCAATTTTGGTAAACACTTACGGCACTTCGAAAGTGGATAAAACCGACGGCGAAATTGCCCAGATCGCATCAAAAATATTTGATATGCGTCCGGCTGCGATCGAGTCCAGATTGAAACTAAGAAATCCTATTTATTTGGAAACTGCGGCCTATGGTCATATGGGAAGAATCCCTCAAACCGTGACCAAAATTTTCGAGAGTCCGTATAACGGTAAAGTAGAAAAGGAAGTTGATCTGTTTACCTGGGAAAAGCTCGATTATGTGGACGAGGTACGCAAGGTATTTGGTTTGTAA
- a CDS encoding M20/M25/M40 family metallo-hydrolase, with amino-acid sequence MKKIYVLSIIGLLFLGAPVYAQAADPVVENIIKEANENSQLERLAHELMDVIGPRLVGTPQMKKAHDWAVTTYGKWGVDARNEAWGEWRGWERGITHIDMIYPRVQTLKGTQLAWNPGTPKGGVAAELIVLPQVKDSMDFQKWLPNVKGKLVMISMNQMTGRPDYNWEEFATEASFKKMKEEREAQSNAWNDNMKRTGYNSRTIIEVLENAGASGIVSCNWSKGFGVNKIFSARTKKIPAVDLELEDYTMLYRMVEYGDKPKIKIVAESKELGVVPTYNTIAEIKGSEKPNEYVILSAHFDSWDGGTGATDNGTGTLVMMEAMRILKKMYPNPKRTILVGHWGSEEQGLNGSRAFVEDNPEIVKNVQAVFNQDNGTGRVVNLSGAGFLHSYEYLNNWLSAVPEEITNEIETNFPGRPSGGGSDNASFLAAGAPAFNLSSLNWSYWNYTWHTNRDTYDKIIFDDVRNNAILTAILVYMASEDPYTASREQIVLPINPRTGERRTWPEPRSPERKGGIDE; translated from the coding sequence ATGAAAAAAATTTACGTACTATCTATCATCGGTCTCCTGTTCCTGGGAGCACCCGTCTATGCACAGGCCGCAGATCCTGTTGTAGAAAATATTATTAAAGAGGCGAATGAAAACTCACAACTGGAACGCTTAGCACATGAGCTAATGGACGTGATCGGTCCCAGACTTGTTGGGACTCCTCAAATGAAAAAAGCACATGACTGGGCTGTTACTACGTATGGCAAATGGGGAGTTGACGCCCGAAATGAAGCCTGGGGAGAATGGCGTGGCTGGGAACGCGGAATCACTCATATAGACATGATCTATCCAAGAGTTCAAACATTGAAAGGAACACAACTCGCCTGGAATCCTGGAACTCCTAAAGGAGGTGTAGCAGCAGAATTGATCGTATTACCACAGGTAAAAGATTCTATGGATTTTCAAAAATGGTTGCCTAATGTAAAGGGAAAATTAGTGATGATATCTATGAATCAGATGACGGGCAGACCGGATTACAATTGGGAAGAATTTGCGACAGAAGCTTCATTTAAAAAAATGAAGGAGGAACGTGAGGCACAAAGTAACGCATGGAACGATAATATGAAACGTACCGGATATAACAGCAGAACCATAATAGAAGTTCTCGAAAATGCCGGTGCGTCAGGTATTGTTTCCTGTAACTGGTCTAAAGGATTTGGTGTCAATAAAATTTTCAGTGCTCGAACTAAAAAGATTCCCGCTGTAGATCTGGAACTTGAAGATTATACGATGTTATATCGAATGGTGGAATACGGAGATAAACCTAAGATCAAGATCGTAGCAGAATCCAAGGAATTGGGTGTAGTTCCTACCTACAACACAATCGCTGAAATAAAAGGTTCAGAAAAGCCAAACGAGTATGTGATTCTCTCGGCTCATTTCGATTCGTGGGACGGAGGAACGGGTGCTACAGATAATGGTACCGGTACGCTGGTGATGATGGAGGCCATGAGAATCCTGAAGAAAATGTACCCCAACCCCAAACGCACCATATTGGTGGGGCATTGGGGAAGCGAAGAGCAGGGATTAAACGGGTCCAGAGCCTTTGTTGAAGACAACCCCGAGATCGTGAAAAACGTACAGGCGGTCTTTAATCAGGATAACGGAACCGGAAGGGTGGTAAATCTCTCGGGTGCCGGATTCTTACATTCCTATGAGTATTTGAATAATTGGCTATCTGCCGTTCCGGAAGAAATTACAAACGAAATTGAAACGAATTTCCCGGGCAGACCCAGTGGTGGAGGATCAGATAATGCCTCCTTTCTGGCTGCAGGGGCACCTGCATTTAACCTGAGTTCACTTAATTGGTCGTATTGGAACTATACCTGGCACACCAATAGAGATACCTACGATAAGATTATTTTTGATGATGTGCGCAACAACGCTATCCTTACTGCGATACTGGTTTATATGGCCAGTGAGGATCCATACACGGCATCCAGAGAGCAGATCGTTTTGCCCATTAATCCGCGAACAGGGGAACGCCGAACCTGGCCAGAACCCAGAAGCCCCGAGCGAAAGGGCGGAATTGACGAATAA
- a CDS encoding response regulator has product MNLKIAIVDDNSFLIHAIKEKLSFFDDISVKHTSLNGSELLEKLEVNHNVDLILMDIEMPILNGIDTTQLVKQKYPQIKIIMLTAFDNDEHIFNAIKAGADGYLLKEINPTDLYEGIQETLNGGAAMNPSIALKTLKLLRNPVAITNLKDQEEISLSKREVEVLEQLSKGLSYTAIADNLFLSPSTVRKHIENIYKKLQVHSKIEAVQKAKNQNII; this is encoded by the coding sequence ATGAATTTAAAAATAGCCATAGTAGATGATAATAGTTTTTTAATTCATGCAATTAAAGAGAAGCTGTCCTTTTTTGATGATATTTCGGTGAAACATACTTCATTGAATGGAAGTGAACTCTTAGAAAAACTTGAAGTCAATCATAATGTAGATCTTATTCTGATGGATATCGAAATGCCGATCCTGAATGGTATAGATACCACCCAATTGGTAAAACAAAAATATCCGCAGATAAAAATTATTATGCTTACGGCATTCGACAACGACGAGCATATTTTTAATGCAATAAAGGCCGGAGCCGATGGCTATTTACTGAAAGAAATAAATCCCACCGATCTCTATGAAGGGATACAGGAGACCCTTAACGGTGGCGCAGCAATGAATCCCTCCATCGCCTTAAAAACCCTCAAATTGCTCAGAAACCCTGTCGCTATTACGAACCTGAAGGATCAGGAAGAGATTTCCCTGTCCAAAAGAGAAGTAGAGGTTCTGGAGCAATTGAGTAAGGGTCTAAGCTATACCGCCATTGCCGACAATCTGTTTCTTTCACCAAGTACCGTACGCAAACACATAGAAAATATCTACAAGAAGCTACAGGTGCATTCTAAAATTGAAGCTGTACAAAAGGCCAAGAATCAGAATATTATATGA
- a CDS encoding MORN repeat-containing protein: MRNLVALSVLFFCFGFMGRAQVPTPMSTNSSSGVTVPDTTEKNTIKDCEYGDCINGWGKKLFSYGYYEGFWSNGKRNGYGMFDWSDSGKYIGFWVSDKMTGYGVYIGVEQDMVGEYTDGMIQGLGYIVKGDDWKQGVYNLSQLVESYPFVSNDVNSGCTAGDCQNKYGRYKWSNGDSFTGFFKNGKMYMGTYLFASGDKYTGMFNNNNQFHGQGRFFFSNKDYYGGEWLNGKYHGRGYFQGQTAADDKIGEWSNGTFIKRL, encoded by the coding sequence ATGAGAAATTTAGTAGCATTGAGTGTTTTATTCTTTTGTTTCGGATTTATGGGCCGGGCGCAGGTTCCAACGCCCATGAGCACCAATTCGTCTTCGGGTGTTACGGTACCTGATACTACTGAAAAGAATACAATTAAAGATTGCGAATACGGAGACTGTATTAATGGTTGGGGCAAAAAGCTATTTTCATACGGATATTATGAAGGATTCTGGAGCAATGGAAAGCGAAACGGCTACGGGATGTTCGATTGGTCAGACTCCGGTAAGTACATCGGTTTCTGGGTCAGCGATAAAATGACCGGATATGGGGTCTATATTGGTGTGGAACAGGATATGGTAGGAGAGTACACCGATGGTATGATACAGGGGTTGGGCTATATTGTTAAAGGAGATGACTGGAAACAGGGTGTTTATAATCTTAGCCAGCTTGTAGAATCGTATCCCTTCGTAAGCAACGACGTAAATTCGGGGTGTACCGCCGGAGATTGTCAGAATAAATACGGACGGTATAAATGGAGTAACGGAGATTCATTTACAGGCTTTTTTAAAAACGGTAAAATGTATATGGGAACCTATTTGTTTGCTTCGGGAGATAAATATACCGGAATGTTCAATAACAATAATCAGTTTCACGGTCAGGGAAGATTTTTCTTTTCTAATAAGGATTATTATGGTGGCGAATGGTTAAACGGAAAATATCACGGAAGAGGATATTTTCAGGGCCAAACAGCGGCGGATGATAAGATTGGAGAATGGAGTAACGGAACGTTTATAAAACGGTTGTAA
- a CDS encoding MORN repeat-containing protein, which produces MRSTLALTTLLFYISFLSWAQVPTPMTTNSSSGVSGPSWTKTGSSSYTLKDGNGNTMSNTMKLYTLKTDTISYLDKNSRTIYLLPDAESASDGSSGKLTVLAQNISKNFYITNPYSFVTMLNDESVIGKFVNINGSYVYYLDETDKTYYHEGIRKINGWGAKNVTQLPAAPNHTYWYRDVESSSYGVIIRGETLDYSTATTEADGNDLIVKINGVKTYRLPGYYTMASFIIKPVELISSGGSTTTTAGTTGCVRGDCNNGWGKWQYEDAYYDGFWKNGKKEGYGLYKWDGIGKYIGNWENDTMKGYGAYIADNDDNIIGEYRDGELNGLGYTVFGDTWSQGIYENGNLSTPFDYFRNSGDTGCTSGDCQNKYGYFKYSNGDHFVGFFKNGEKYLGTYTFADGNKYSGMFNSSGQYHGTGRFFFADGSYYGGEWKNGKQHGKGYFHDKDINQKIGIWENGVLITPMK; this is translated from the coding sequence ATGAGATCAACACTTGCACTAACCACCTTACTATTCTATATATCGTTTTTGAGCTGGGCGCAGGTTCCAACGCCAATGACCACGAATTCTTCTTCGGGTGTTTCAGGTCCCTCGTGGACAAAGACAGGAAGTTCTTCCTATACCCTAAAGGACGGTAATGGGAACACAATGAGCAATACCATGAAGTTGTATACCCTGAAAACTGATACAATTTCCTATCTGGATAAGAACTCCAGGACCATCTATTTGTTGCCGGATGCTGAAAGTGCTTCAGACGGAAGTTCGGGAAAACTAACAGTACTTGCTCAAAATATAAGCAAGAATTTTTATATCACTAATCCCTACTCGTTTGTTACGATGCTCAATGACGAATCTGTGATTGGAAAATTTGTAAATATCAACGGAAGTTATGTGTACTACCTCGATGAAACAGATAAAACCTATTATCACGAAGGCATTCGAAAAATTAACGGCTGGGGAGCAAAAAATGTTACTCAGCTGCCCGCCGCGCCTAATCATACGTATTGGTACAGGGATGTGGAAAGTAGCAGCTATGGCGTAATTATAAGAGGTGAAACCCTCGATTATTCCACCGCAACTACCGAGGCCGACGGGAATGACCTCATTGTAAAGATTAATGGGGTAAAAACGTACAGACTACCGGGATATTATACAATGGCTTCCTTTATTATCAAGCCTGTTGAATTGATCTCATCGGGTGGCTCGACCACGACTACCGCAGGAACCACAGGTTGTGTTCGCGGAGATTGTAATAACGGATGGGGAAAATGGCAGTATGAAGACGCCTATTACGACGGTTTCTGGAAGAACGGGAAGAAAGAGGGCTACGGATTATATAAGTGGGACGGAATAGGGAAGTACATCGGAAACTGGGAAAATGATACCATGAAGGGGTACGGCGCTTATATAGCCGATAATGACGATAATATTATTGGAGAATACCGTGACGGAGAACTGAACGGTTTGGGATATACTGTTTTTGGCGATACCTGGAGTCAGGGAATCTACGAAAACGGAAATTTAAGCACCCCTTTTGATTACTTTCGAAACAGTGGGGATACAGGCTGCACCTCGGGGGATTGCCAGAATAAATACGGATATTTTAAATACAGTAACGGAGATCATTTTGTTGGATTCTTTAAGAATGGAGAAAAATATCTGGGCACCTATACTTTTGCCGACGGTAATAAATATAGCGGCATGTTTAACAGTTCGGGACAATATCATGGTACCGGACGGTTTTTCTTTGCCGATGGCTCGTATTACGGTGGTGAATGGAAAAACGGTAAACAACACGGGAAAGGTTATTTTCACGATAAAGACATCAACCAGAAGATCGGAATCTGGGAAAATGGAGTGCTAATCACCCCGATGAAGTAA
- a CDS encoding MORN repeat-containing protein has translation MKTLITTLALCFVFAGLAQVPQPQQIGSSNSNSTGTPVPNVPNVSIASSDCLMGNCVDGLGKKQFSDHTIYGVYKNGVANGYGMQIYTSGTYEGNFENGFRNGYGLYKWNESGDLYHGTWKDGRQHGYGYVTNDSEITQAGYYENGKLITNMITDYKNNVRSGKCRGNCVNGFGAYTWDNGDYFEGFFVNSQMQHVGYYGYPDGGSYLGAYDNGKRNGFGFFRFSNKDLHMGLWKNGNQHGTAVYKYEDSGDAKAGIWEDGKYKSGL, from the coding sequence ATGAAAACATTAATCACAACCCTCGCATTATGTTTTGTATTTGCTGGTTTGGCCCAGGTGCCGCAACCTCAACAAATAGGGTCCTCAAACTCAAACAGCACAGGGACTCCGGTTCCCAACGTTCCCAATGTATCCATCGCAAGCAGCGATTGTCTTATGGGAAATTGCGTTGATGGGCTGGGAAAAAAACAATTTTCAGATCATACCATTTATGGAGTTTATAAAAATGGTGTTGCCAACGGATATGGGATGCAAATCTATACCAGCGGCACCTATGAAGGTAATTTCGAAAATGGTTTTCGAAATGGGTATGGACTATACAAATGGAATGAATCCGGCGATCTATACCATGGTACATGGAAGGATGGACGACAACATGGATATGGTTATGTTACCAATGACTCTGAAATTACACAGGCGGGTTATTATGAAAATGGTAAATTAATTACAAATATGATAACCGACTACAAGAACAATGTAAGGAGTGGTAAATGCAGGGGCAACTGTGTAAACGGATTTGGAGCCTATACCTGGGATAATGGTGACTATTTTGAAGGTTTCTTTGTGAACAGTCAGATGCAGCACGTTGGCTACTATGGATATCCAGATGGAGGCTCGTATCTGGGGGCGTATGATAATGGAAAGCGAAACGGGTTTGGTTTTTTCAGGTTCTCCAATAAGGACTTGCACATGGGCTTATGGAAAAACGGGAATCAGCACGGAACCGCGGTATACAAATACGAAGATTCGGGTGATGCAAAGGCCGGTATTTGGGAAGACGGAAAATATAAGTCTGGATTATAA
- a CDS encoding DUF6498-containing protein, protein MSAIFIPNRNNLIIWVNALFMVFLIVFKLTDPLTVVFAYFLETIIIGLIHILKMLIVIKYGSKPDSIASSLVKGFGQMLFFVFHYGLFVAVQSMFAFSFFENSMPEIKNGFDLITNYRVLLHMPSMSAVLGALVFTNLTYFYTNFWANRKYLEYDPASLFFKPYVRIFVQQFVVILAGFFFIISSEAMWAALLLILFRLPVDLVIVSIHKNSEPFEKYVKKHTESYQHFMEVKEKYQKYTE, encoded by the coding sequence ATGTCCGCCATATTCATTCCAAACCGAAACAACCTTATAATTTGGGTCAATGCCCTCTTTATGGTCTTTCTTATTGTTTTTAAATTGACCGATCCCTTAACTGTGGTATTTGCGTATTTTCTGGAAACCATAATAATAGGGCTGATCCATATTCTTAAAATGCTGATAGTGATCAAATATGGAAGCAAACCTGACTCAATTGCTTCTTCACTAGTAAAAGGTTTCGGACAAATGCTGTTCTTTGTTTTCCATTATGGATTATTCGTAGCGGTACAATCGATGTTCGCATTCAGTTTTTTTGAAAATTCGATGCCGGAAATCAAAAACGGATTTGATCTTATAACGAACTATCGGGTGCTTCTACATATGCCAAGTATGTCTGCCGTATTGGGCGCATTAGTATTTACTAACCTCACTTATTTTTACACCAATTTCTGGGCTAACAGAAAATACTTGGAATACGATCCCGCATCCCTCTTCTTTAAACCTTATGTAAGGATCTTTGTCCAGCAGTTCGTGGTCATCCTCGCCGGTTTCTTTTTTATAATTTCTTCTGAAGCTATGTGGGCGGCGTTATTACTTATCCTCTTTAGATTACCTGTAGATCTGGTAATCGTCTCCATACACAAAAACTCTGAACCCTTTGAAAAGTATGTGAAAAAGCATACCGAATCCTATCAGCATTTTATGGAAGTTAAAGAAAAGTATCAGAAGTATACTGAATAA
- a CDS encoding outer membrane protein assembly factor BamB family protein encodes MKTSTLFKTFLMLVLLVGVTVSAQRAEEPDFRYDVGAKINEMTLTQGGTLVVATNDGLVGIKPGTNELLFNFTDYGRVKPEELFYVPSAPYVIVGQVGFANLSAKKAVIDYISGKTLFTTENNGWKTVMSCDVMMPQNKLVVSGQRTSKEKFAMQVAVYDLNTGKEDYRFNLDDPGRVGIAKDFSVTGRPLLLKDYLIVPTAQGLFAKKAQTGETLWETKIKDVSWMVSDVTEKEIYAFQSVNQGKNTRIHKIGTNGAELWQDDRKVKGTIANFEILPNGLAVVSNTDDGGSNSVFAAKNESNIAFLSASSGEDLWDKAPKTKGYVQHFYIMDDGILFGIYQGGINKISYDGQTLFKKPLKTGENILTMANTPQGLIYITSEDANIVNLSTGDQVWNKPLKYKRANAVSSTFDSKNSRYLISADDELFAVDANSGEVSTLAESKFEGKEDPTGVEIRNGGILLTSDQNMMLLDWNGGKTWHEYYRAPGKSAFGAILAGVAAVATATTAVASYNAANQNRNKLGNYTSRGQAYADLGDGMAAASGASIAEMLKRFKATAATENAQFVLTKLDDGVGLVKLNKDTGSKEKEIVLKDKQPEYTVDELGGILYYKADNNSIYAYDLKK; translated from the coding sequence ATGAAAACATCAACATTATTTAAAACTTTCCTTATGCTTGTTCTGCTGGTAGGGGTTACAGTTTCCGCACAGCGAGCTGAGGAACCCGATTTCAGATATGATGTAGGGGCGAAGATCAATGAAATGACACTTACACAAGGAGGAACTCTTGTGGTGGCAACCAATGACGGACTTGTAGGAATTAAACCGGGCACCAACGAGCTGCTATTCAATTTTACCGATTACGGCAGAGTAAAACCGGAAGAACTTTTTTATGTGCCATCTGCACCCTATGTGATCGTAGGGCAGGTAGGATTTGCAAATCTTTCAGCTAAAAAGGCTGTGATAGATTATATTTCGGGGAAGACGCTTTTTACTACCGAAAATAACGGATGGAAGACCGTGATGAGTTGCGATGTGATGATGCCTCAAAACAAACTTGTGGTGAGCGGACAGCGTACTTCTAAAGAAAAATTTGCCATGCAGGTGGCAGTCTATGACCTAAATACCGGTAAAGAAGATTATCGTTTTAATCTGGATGATCCGGGTCGTGTGGGAATTGCCAAGGACTTTAGTGTGACCGGACGGCCACTATTACTTAAGGACTATCTTATTGTACCCACGGCACAGGGGTTGTTTGCAAAGAAGGCCCAAACCGGCGAAACTCTTTGGGAAACGAAGATCAAGGATGTTAGTTGGATGGTTTCCGATGTTACTGAAAAAGAGATCTATGCGTTTCAAAGTGTGAATCAGGGTAAAAACACCCGCATCCATAAAATTGGAACCAATGGAGCCGAGTTGTGGCAAGATGACCGAAAAGTTAAGGGAACCATTGCAAATTTCGAGATACTTCCCAACGGACTCGCCGTAGTGAGTAATACTGATGATGGCGGAAGTAACAGTGTATTTGCCGCCAAAAATGAATCGAACATAGCTTTTTTAAGTGCATCCAGTGGAGAAGACCTGTGGGATAAAGCGCCAAAGACAAAGGGCTATGTTCAGCATTTTTATATCATGGACGACGGTATTCTATTCGGTATTTATCAGGGAGGGATCAACAAGATCTCTTATGACGGACAAACCTTGTTTAAGAAACCTCTTAAGACCGGAGAAAACATACTTACCATGGCCAATACACCGCAGGGACTCATCTATATCACCAGTGAAGATGCCAATATTGTAAATCTTTCTACCGGTGATCAGGTATGGAACAAACCCTTAAAATATAAGCGTGCCAATGCGGTTAGTTCTACATTCGACAGTAAGAACTCTCGTTATCTGATAAGCGCAGATGATGAACTTTTCGCGGTAGATGCAAATTCTGGTGAAGTCTCTACCCTAGCCGAATCTAAATTTGAGGGTAAGGAAGATCCTACCGGAGTGGAGATTAGAAATGGAGGAATACTGCTAACCAGTGATCAAAATATGATGTTGCTGGATTGGAACGGTGGAAAAACCTGGCACGAATACTATCGCGCACCCGGTAAGAGTGCTTTTGGAGCCATACTGGCAGGTGTTGCGGCTGTTGCCACGGCCACCACGGCGGTTGCATCGTATAATGCGGCCAACCAGAACCGAAACAAACTGGGCAACTATACCAGCAGAGGTCAGGCGTATGCCGATCTGGGTGACGGGATGGCCGCTGCCAGCGGAGCTTCTATTGCCGAAATGTTAAAACGTTTCAAAGCAACAGCCGCAACTGAAAACGCCCAGTTTGTACTTACAAAACTCGACGATGGCGTAGGACTGGTAAAATTGAATAAGGACACCGGTTCTAAAGAGAAGGAAATTGTTTTGAAGGACAAACAACCCGAATATACCGTAGATGAGCTTGGTGGTATTCTATATTATAAAGCTGATAACAATTCCATTTACGCTTACGACTTAAAGAAGTAA
- a CDS encoding GSCFA domain-containing protein, with translation MKLQTHITLNPEELQIDYGSKVMLMGSCFSENIGNELEAVKFDVLQNPFGIIFNPLAIENLVQRAIENKPFLEEDLFEFNGFWRTYETHSLLHAASKTEVLHLLNERLRQLTNYLNKGTHLIFTFGTAWIYRLKDSGSSVANCHKVPQHKFRKELLTPEQISESIHRVIEAIRTVNPRAAIIGTVSPVRHLKDGFVENSLSKAHLVTGIHAALKDSENAYYFPSYEIVMDELRDYRFYAEDMLHPNATAVKIIWEKFSEVWIDSDTAQTQKEVKSVQNGLNHRAFDPESTQHMEFRRKLQEKIEELQKKIPHLKF, from the coding sequence ATGAAACTACAAACTCACATCACACTCAATCCCGAGGAATTGCAGATCGACTACGGTTCGAAAGTGATGTTAATGGGGTCTTGTTTTTCTGAAAATATTGGAAATGAGTTGGAAGCGGTTAAGTTTGATGTACTTCAAAATCCTTTTGGAATTATCTTCAATCCGTTGGCCATCGAAAATCTCGTTCAAAGAGCGATAGAAAACAAACCTTTTCTGGAAGAAGACCTCTTTGAATTTAACGGATTTTGGCGTACATATGAGACGCATTCCTTGCTTCACGCTGCTTCAAAAACGGAAGTATTGCATTTGCTCAATGAGCGGTTAAGACAGTTAACCAATTACTTGAATAAAGGGACTCATTTAATCTTCACATTTGGAACAGCCTGGATCTACCGATTAAAGGATTCCGGGAGTTCTGTAGCGAATTGCCATAAGGTTCCCCAGCATAAGTTTAGGAAAGAATTGCTAACCCCCGAACAGATCTCTGAAAGTATACACAGGGTAATTGAAGCAATAAGAACAGTTAACCCCAGGGCTGCCATCATAGGCACAGTTTCTCCGGTACGCCATTTAAAGGACGGCTTTGTAGAAAATTCCCTGAGCAAAGCACACCTTGTGACAGGAATTCATGCTGCATTGAAAGATTCAGAAAATGCATACTATTTTCCTTCGTATGAGATCGTGATGGACGAATTACGGGATTATCGCTTTTATGCCGAAGACATGCTGCACCCTAATGCGACGGCAGTGAAAATTATCTGGGAAAAATTTTCAGAAGTTTGGATCGATTCAGATACAGCGCAGACCCAAAAAGAAGTGAAAAGCGTACAAAACGGATTAAATCACAGAGCTTTCGATCCGGAGAGCACACAACACATGGAATTCAGAAGAAAACTTCAGGAGAAAATTGAGGAGCTTCAGAAAAAAATCCCTCACTTAAAATTTTAA